The proteins below are encoded in one region of bacterium:
- a CDS encoding VTT domain-containing protein → MLSVGVQGFGPDIQAILLIVLGVWSGACGLPIPEEIPLLTAGVLAAMGVLPVHWAIIFGLAACLSGDVAVFAVGRRIGQRIERGSRLRRLLRGRYLLRARHLYLRRGRFALCAARLVPGLKMPFLFTAGAFRMPWGQFLLRDAASLAVLVPMLVLFAYSSSLSMTQMTGVVQRVAVICGAAFVALAAAWLAVSTIRRRRRRTWRARCVEAGIPVHSDARSAGVPASWF, encoded by the coding sequence GTGCTTTCGGTCGGCGTCCAAGGGTTCGGTCCGGACATCCAGGCGATCTTGCTGATCGTGCTGGGCGTGTGGTCCGGCGCCTGCGGCCTGCCGATCCCCGAGGAGATCCCCCTCCTCACCGCCGGCGTCCTCGCCGCGATGGGGGTCCTGCCGGTCCACTGGGCGATCATCTTCGGGCTCGCCGCCTGCCTTTCCGGCGACGTCGCCGTCTTCGCCGTCGGCCGCCGGATCGGCCAGCGGATCGAGCGCGGCTCGCGCCTCCGCCGCCTGCTGCGCGGCCGCTATCTGCTCCGCGCCCGCCATCTCTACCTGCGGCGCGGCCGGTTCGCCCTCTGCGCGGCCCGCCTCGTTCCCGGCCTCAAGATGCCGTTTCTTTTCACGGCCGGCGCGTTCCGCATGCCGTGGGGGCAGTTCCTGCTGCGGGACGCGGCTTCGCTGGCGGTCCTCGTCCCGATGCTGGTCCTCTTCGCCTACAGCTCCAGCCTGAGCATGACGCAGATGACCGGGGTCGTGCAGCGGGTCGCGGTGATCTGCGGCGCGGCCTTCGTCGCGCTGGCCGCGGCGTGGCTCGCGGTTTCGACGATCCGCCGCCGCCGCCGCCGCACGTGGCGCGCCCGCTGCGTCGAGGCCGGCATTCCGGTCCATTCGGACGCCCGCAGCGCCGGCGTCCCGGCCTCTTGGTTCTGA
- a CDS encoding DUF3536 domain-containing protein, with amino-acid sequence MSREGSPVRHLVVHAHLYQPPRENPWTEVVERQPSAAPFHDWNARVSDECYERLGAAGVRGPDGRVVALVNLFARLSFNVGPTLAAWLARERPDALADAVAGDRAARDRTGHGSALMQAYGHPILPLCEPRERRLQLAWGKADFLRRFGRQPEGAWLPECAVDLPTLEACVDAGLKFTVVAPEQVRGIRPPDSDAFIDTPGASVPPHRPYWVRLPSGRRFTVFVFDGPLSRGVAFGGTLRSGETLLSAFRAALDGAPNEQDSLVLMAADGETFGHHQKNAESSLAEALLRARMAGIARVTHLGELFHRWPATWEAHLATPSAWSCAHGVGRWERDCGCVAASHPGWSWGWRQVLRHAVTLLRDRVFTLAERRGAELFRDVWAAAEAYGEVLAAPAPGEPMAALLEKHAAKGLDDAGRLKAAALLELLRQTLFSATSCGWFFDDIAGIEATQVLRHAERACQLCQFVFGVDPEPDLAAILASTRANEPGAGTGADVLRLRARPSRRTGGDVAAAHAASRLAELLDDPSPSAPAATACGAYVAEDVAAPSVARGSGGRIEIEGEVAVRHLRAGAAERRRFKLVCGAPGCKIALEIDGKPAGQPAPEAREALLFLAARRAASLLPAPNEETLIRLAWFGREARALGATLPSPFPEALRGGARALLQDLLQRQPRDPKDGLRLLAGALAAARSTGLAPADLGDLRPDLERLLAHYAGWTLAAAPEALPSLAAAIEAARLAAGEAVLSRARRFLVERQNLFPADELPALLGAAGLARDALAPQDAPPAPYLDDDSDALV; translated from the coding sequence TTGAGCCGGGAAGGGAGCCCCGTGCGCCATCTCGTCGTCCACGCCCATCTCTACCAGCCGCCCCGCGAGAACCCTTGGACGGAGGTCGTCGAGCGCCAGCCGTCCGCCGCCCCGTTCCACGACTGGAACGCCCGCGTCTCCGACGAGTGCTACGAGCGGCTCGGCGCGGCCGGCGTGCGCGGCCCGGACGGACGGGTCGTCGCGCTCGTCAACCTCTTCGCGCGGCTCTCGTTCAACGTCGGCCCGACGCTCGCCGCGTGGCTGGCCCGCGAACGGCCGGACGCGCTGGCCGACGCGGTGGCCGGCGACCGCGCCGCCCGCGACCGCACCGGCCACGGCTCGGCGCTGATGCAGGCCTACGGCCACCCGATCCTCCCGCTCTGCGAGCCGCGCGAGCGGCGGCTGCAGCTCGCCTGGGGCAAGGCCGACTTTCTTCGCCGCTTCGGCCGCCAGCCGGAAGGGGCGTGGCTGCCCGAGTGCGCCGTCGACCTCCCGACGCTCGAGGCGTGCGTGGACGCGGGGCTGAAGTTCACGGTCGTCGCGCCGGAGCAGGTCCGCGGGATCCGTCCGCCGGACAGCGACGCGTTCATCGACACCCCCGGGGCGTCGGTTCCGCCGCACCGGCCGTACTGGGTCCGCCTCCCCTCCGGGCGGCGGTTCACGGTCTTCGTCTTCGACGGGCCGCTGTCGCGCGGCGTGGCCTTCGGCGGGACGCTCCGCTCCGGCGAGACGCTCCTCTCCGCCTTCCGCGCCGCGCTCGACGGCGCGCCGAACGAGCAGGACTCGCTGGTCCTGATGGCCGCCGACGGCGAGACGTTCGGCCACCATCAGAAGAACGCCGAGTCGAGCCTCGCCGAGGCGCTGCTGCGGGCGCGGATGGCCGGGATCGCCCGCGTGACCCATCTCGGCGAGCTCTTCCACCGCTGGCCCGCGACGTGGGAGGCCCACCTCGCGACGCCGTCGGCGTGGTCCTGCGCCCACGGCGTCGGGCGCTGGGAGCGGGACTGCGGCTGCGTGGCCGCGTCCCATCCCGGCTGGAGCTGGGGCTGGCGGCAGGTGCTGCGCCACGCCGTGACGCTGCTGCGCGACCGCGTCTTCACCCTGGCCGAGCGGCGCGGCGCCGAGCTTTTCCGCGACGTCTGGGCCGCGGCCGAGGCGTACGGCGAGGTCCTCGCCGCCCCCGCGCCCGGAGAGCCGATGGCGGCGCTCTTGGAGAAGCACGCCGCCAAGGGGCTCGACGACGCCGGCCGCCTCAAGGCCGCGGCGCTGCTCGAGCTGCTGCGCCAGACCCTCTTCTCCGCGACCTCGTGCGGCTGGTTCTTCGACGACATCGCCGGCATCGAGGCGACGCAGGTGCTGCGGCACGCCGAGCGGGCCTGCCAGCTCTGCCAGTTCGTCTTCGGCGTCGATCCGGAACCGGACCTCGCGGCGATCCTCGCCTCGACGCGGGCCAACGAGCCGGGCGCGGGAACCGGGGCGGACGTCCTGCGGCTGCGGGCGCGCCCGTCGCGCCGCACCGGAGGCGACGTCGCCGCGGCGCACGCCGCGAGCCGCCTCGCCGAACTGCTCGACGACCCGAGCCCGTCGGCGCCCGCGGCGACGGCGTGCGGCGCCTACGTCGCCGAGGACGTCGCGGCGCCGAGCGTCGCGCGCGGCTCGGGCGGGCGGATCGAGATCGAAGGGGAGGTCGCGGTCCGGCACCTGCGCGCCGGCGCCGCCGAGCGCCGCCGCTTCAAGCTCGTCTGCGGCGCGCCGGGGTGCAAGATCGCGCTGGAGATCGACGGCAAGCCGGCGGGGCAGCCGGCGCCCGAGGCGCGCGAGGCGCTGCTCTTCCTCGCCGCGCGGCGCGCCGCGAGCCTCCTCCCCGCCCCGAACGAAGAGACGCTGATCCGCCTGGCGTGGTTCGGCCGCGAGGCGCGCGCGCTCGGCGCGACGCTCCCCTCGCCGTTCCCCGAAGCGCTCCGCGGCGGGGCGCGGGCGTTGCTGCAGGACCTGCTGCAGCGCCAGCCGCGCGATCCCAAGGACGGGCTGCGGCTGCTCGCCGGCGCGCTCGCGGCCGCCCGCTCGACGGGGCTGGCCCCCGCGGACCTCGGCGACCTGCGGCCCGACCTGGAGCGGCTGCTCGCCCACTACGCCGGCTGGACGCTCGCCGCCGCGCCGGAGGCGCTCCCGTCGCTCGCCGCGGCGATCGAGGCCGCGCGCCTCGCGGCGGGCGAGGCCGTCCTCTCCCGCGCGCGGCGCTTCCTCGTCGAGCGGCAGAACCTCTTCCCCGCCGACGAGTTGCCGGCCCTGCTGGGCGCTGCGGGCCTCGCGCGCGACGCGCTGGCCCCGCAGGACGCGCCTCCCGCGCCGTACCTGGACGACGATTCCGACGCGCTGGTCTAG
- a CDS encoding PAS domain S-box protein, which produces MGDIAGEERDLLVDQRRSDACPPVQTVGPPGAGGDARAWYDRCVLLLPVAANLHDRSGRVLAVNQRMTELFGYTIDDIPTIDDWWRLAFPDPAFRRFVVDVWRERAHSVPLDGTGVVVTAEFEFRAKDGSSRWAEMRSFVDGELFVTLLLDMTKRHEAEDELRRQRRDYETIFNLV; this is translated from the coding sequence TTGGGCGATATTGCCGGGGAGGAGCGGGACCTCTTGGTGGACCAGCGCCGTTCGGATGCGTGTCCCCCCGTCCAGACGGTCGGCCCGCCGGGCGCGGGCGGGGATGCGCGCGCCTGGTACGACCGCTGCGTCCTCCTGCTGCCGGTCGCGGCGAACCTCCACGACCGTTCCGGCCGCGTCCTCGCCGTCAACCAGCGGATGACCGAGCTGTTCGGCTACACCATCGACGACATCCCGACGATCGACGACTGGTGGCGGCTGGCGTTCCCCGACCCGGCGTTTCGGCGGTTCGTCGTGGACGTCTGGCGGGAACGCGCGCACTCGGTGCCGCTCGACGGGACCGGCGTCGTCGTCACGGCCGAATTCGAGTTCCGCGCCAAGGACGGCTCGTCGCGATGGGCCGAGATGCGGAGCTTCGTGGACGGCGAGCTGTTCGTCACGCTGCTCCTGGACATGACCAAGCGGCACGAGGCGGAGGACGAACTGCGTCGCCAGCGCCGCGACTACGAGACGATCTTCAACCTCGTG
- a CDS encoding galactose-1-phosphate uridylyltransferase has translation MSELRHDPINRRWVIIAMERSKRPDEFVFEPPIPATDEPPCPFCPGQESRTPPELFALREQGPANGPNWHVRVVPNKRPVLAIEGEPDRRGVGVYDRMRGIGAHELVIEAPEHRLRPAQIPLFQFAAALNASRQRMIDLQRDRRFKYILLYRNYGAAAGATIHHPFEQLVATPVTPLSVVTKLESARQHFHVKERCVFCDILAQEIDDGSRIVHMDERFVCFAPYASRFPYELWLFPRRHEHQFADLDQAGVESLAAHMLEVFRRMETVLGDPPFHWMLINAPNVNAGVPRSGFWSTIPWDWHWHIEILPRLMPLAGFEWGTGFYINPTPPEDAAAFLRDAK, from the coding sequence ATGAGCGAACTGCGCCACGATCCGATCAACCGCCGCTGGGTGATCATCGCCATGGAGCGGTCGAAGCGGCCGGACGAGTTCGTCTTCGAGCCGCCGATCCCCGCGACCGACGAGCCCCCCTGCCCGTTCTGCCCCGGGCAGGAGAGCCGCACGCCGCCCGAGCTGTTCGCGCTGCGCGAGCAGGGGCCGGCCAACGGTCCGAACTGGCACGTGCGGGTCGTGCCGAACAAGCGGCCGGTCCTCGCGATCGAGGGGGAGCCGGACCGGCGCGGCGTCGGCGTCTACGACCGGATGCGCGGCATCGGCGCCCACGAGCTGGTGATCGAGGCGCCGGAGCACCGGCTCCGCCCGGCGCAGATCCCGCTGTTCCAGTTCGCGGCGGCGCTCAACGCCAGCCGCCAGCGGATGATCGACCTGCAGCGCGACCGGCGGTTCAAGTACATCCTGCTCTACCGCAACTACGGCGCCGCGGCCGGGGCGACGATCCATCACCCGTTCGAGCAGCTCGTGGCCACGCCGGTCACGCCGCTCTCGGTGGTGACCAAGCTCGAGTCGGCGCGGCAGCACTTCCACGTCAAGGAGCGCTGCGTCTTCTGCGACATCCTGGCCCAGGAGATCGACGACGGCTCGCGGATCGTCCACATGGACGAGCGCTTCGTCTGCTTCGCCCCGTACGCCTCGCGCTTCCCCTACGAGCTTTGGCTCTTCCCGCGGCGCCACGAGCACCAGTTCGCGGATCTCGACCAGGCGGGGGTCGAGAGCCTCGCCGCGCACATGCTGGAGGTCTTCCGCCGGATGGAGACGGTCCTCGGCGATCCGCCGTTCCACTGGATGTTGATCAACGCCCCCAACGTCAACGCCGGGGTTCCCCGGTCGGGCTTCTGGTCCACGATCCCGTGGGATTGGCACTGGCACATCGAGATCCTGCCCCGGCTGATGCCGTTGGCGGGATTCGAGTGGGGCACGGGGTTCTACATCAACCCCACCCCCCCCGAGGACGCCGCGGCCTTCCTGCGCGACGCGAAATGA